The following coding sequences lie in one Apium graveolens cultivar Ventura chromosome 3, ASM990537v1, whole genome shotgun sequence genomic window:
- the LOC141712256 gene encoding proteasome subunit beta type-3-A-like, with protein sequence MSIFEYNGSALVAMVGRNCFAIASDRRLGVQLQTVATDFQRIFKIHDKLFLGLSGLGSDTQTLHQRLVFRHKLYQLREERDMKPETFASLVSAVLYEKRFGPYFCQPVIAGLGDDDKPFICTMDSIGAKELAKDFVVAGTASESLYGACESMFKPDMEADELFETISQALLASVDRDCLSGWGGHVYVVTPTEVTERTLKGRMD encoded by the exons ATGTCG ATATTTGAGTACAATGGGAGTGCTCTGGTGGCTATGGTTGGCAGGAACTGTTTTGCTATTGCTAGTGATCGTCGTCTCGGTGTTCAGCTTCAGACTGTTGCTACTGATTTTCAGAGGATTTTTAAAATTCACGATAAGCTCTTTCTTGGCCTTTCTGGTCTCGGTTCCGATACTCAGACTTT ACACCAACGGCTTGTATTTCGACATAAGCTATATCAGCTTCGAGAGGAGAGGGACATGAAACCTGAGACATTTGCTAGCCTGGTCTCTGCAGTTCTTTACGAGAAAAG GTTTGGTCCATATTTCTGTCAACCTGTGATTGCTGGATTGGGAGATGACGACAAACCCTTCATCTGCACAATGGATTCTATTGGAGCCAA GGAGCTTGCAAAAGATTTTGTTGTTGCAGGTACAGCCTCAGAGTCTCTGTATGGAGCATGTGAATCCATGTTCAAACCTGATATG GAAGCTGATGAACTATTTGAAACCATCTCTCAAGCATTGCTAGCATCAGTAGATCGTGACTGTCTAAGTGGCTGGGGAGGTCACGTATATGTTGT GACACCGACTGAAGTGACTGAAAGAACATTGAAGGGGAGGATGGATTGA
- the LOC141712255 gene encoding replication factor C subunit 3 has translation MAGETCPMETDDIVITTGNPRHVKSTPWVEKYRPQSLADVAAHRDIIDTIDRLTSEKKLPHLLLYGPPGTGKTSTILAVARKIFGVQMHNMVLELNASDDRGIDVVRQQIQDFASTQSFSFGAKASVKLVLLDEADAMTKDAQFALRRVIEKYTKSTRFALICNHVNKIIPALQSRCTRFRFAPLDAIHVSDRLKHVIAAEGLDVTDSGLAALVRLCNGDMRKALNILQSTHMASQQITEEAVYLCTGNPLPKDIEKIAHWLLNESFTNSFKHISEMKTRKGLALVDIVREVTMFVFKIRMPSGVRVGLINDLADIEYRLSFGCNDKLQLGSLIATFTRARAALVASAK, from the exons ATGGCCGGAGAAACATGTCCGATGGAAACCGACGACATCGTTATCACCACCGGAAATCCACGTCACGTCAAATCCACACCCTGGGTTGAAAAATACCGTCCTCAATCACTGGCTGATGTCGCCGCACATCGGGACATCATCGATACTA TTGACAGGCTAACAAGTGAGAAGAAGTTGCCACATTTGCTTCTGTATGGACCGCCTGGTACGGGGAAGACGTCGACCATTCTTGCGGTTGCTCGGAAGATTTTTGGTGTGCAGATGCATAATATGGTGTTGGAACTTAATGCTTCTGATGATAGAGGGATTGATGTTGTTAGGCAGCAGATTCAGGACTTTGCTAGCACTCAAAGCTTTTCGTTTGG TGCAAAAGCCTCTGTAAAGTTGGTCCTATTAGATGAGGCAGATGCCATGACAAAGGATGCACAATTTGCTCTTCGTCGAG TGATTGAGAAATATACAAAAAGCACTAGGTTTGCTCTTATATGTAATCATGTCAACAAGATTATTCCAGCACTGCAGTCAAGATGTACACGATTTCGATTTGCTCCTCTTGATGCAATTCATGTCTCAGACCGACTTAAACATGTCATTGCTGCAGAAGG GCTCGATGTAACTGATAGTGGCTTAGCAGCACTTGTACGCCTTTGCAATGGTGATATGAGAAAAGCTTTGAATATTCTGCAG TCAACACATATGGCATCTCAGCAAATAACAGAAGAAGCTGTCTATCTTTGCACTGGGAATCCATTGCCTAAAGACATTGAGAAAATAGCACACTGGCTTTTGAATGAGTCATTTACAAATAGTTTTAAAC ATATATCtgaaatgaagacaaggaaagGACTGGCTTTGGTGGATATTGTTAGAGAAGTAACCAT GTTTGTCTTTAAGATCAGGATGCCTTCAGGTGTTCGAGTTGGTCTTATCAACGACTTGGCTGACATTGA GTACAGATTGAGTTTTGGTTGCAATGATAAATTGCAACTTGGCTCTTTGATTGCAACTTTCACACGCGCTAGAGCTGCGCTGGTTGCCTCAGCAAAGTAG